Proteins from one Streptomyces genisteinicus genomic window:
- a CDS encoding NUDIX hydrolase, which yields MSSVERHRVPLDVHLLAVRAGDTGREVLLSRRAGDVYASGMWHAPSGHVDGAHEDVVAAAVRETAEETGLVVAGGDLCAAVTVHHRGPSGRARVGFFFEVTRWTGTPRVREPHVCDAMGWFPLDALPEPMVAYCRAGIDAYRAGGGVALHFMEPGDPVAHDPALDRLRVLPSAAPGTGWSSGPPPSSARSLVPHPQGDLSP from the coding sequence GTGAGCTCCGTGGAGCGGCACCGGGTGCCGCTGGACGTGCACCTGCTGGCGGTCCGCGCCGGGGACACGGGGCGGGAGGTGCTGCTGTCCCGGCGGGCGGGCGACGTCTACGCGTCCGGCATGTGGCACGCACCGTCGGGTCACGTCGACGGGGCGCACGAGGACGTCGTGGCGGCCGCAGTCCGCGAGACGGCGGAGGAGACCGGCCTGGTCGTGGCCGGCGGCGACCTGTGCGCCGCGGTCACGGTGCACCACCGGGGGCCGTCCGGCCGGGCGCGGGTCGGCTTCTTCTTCGAGGTCACGCGCTGGACCGGGACGCCGCGGGTGCGGGAACCGCACGTGTGCGACGCGATGGGGTGGTTCCCGCTGGACGCGCTCCCGGAGCCGATGGTCGCGTACTGCCGCGCCGGGATCGACGCGTACCGGGCCGGCGGCGGCGTCGCCCTGCACTTCATGGAGCCCGGGGACCCTGTCGCCCACGACCCGGCACTCGACCGGCTCCGCGTCCTTCCGTCGGCGGCCCCCGGCACGGGGTGGTCGTCCGGCCCGCCGCCGTCCTCCGCCCGCTCCCTCGTCCCCCACCCGCAAGGAGATCTCTCGCCGTGA
- a CDS encoding YciI family protein, translated as MAKYLLLKHYRGAPAPVNDVPMDRWTPEEISAHVQFMHDFAARLETSGEFVDAQALAPEGSWVRYDGEGRPPVTDGPFAETKDVIAGWMVIDVDSHERAVELAGELSAAPGAGGRPIHEWLELRPFLTAPPTVTE; from the coding sequence ATGGCCAAGTACCTGCTTCTCAAGCACTACCGCGGCGCTCCGGCCCCGGTGAACGACGTCCCGATGGACCGGTGGACCCCGGAGGAGATCTCCGCGCACGTGCAGTTCATGCACGACTTCGCGGCCCGGCTCGAGACGTCCGGCGAGTTCGTCGACGCCCAGGCCCTCGCGCCCGAGGGCTCGTGGGTGCGGTACGACGGAGAGGGGCGGCCGCCGGTCACCGACGGGCCGTTCGCGGAGACCAAGGACGTCATCGCCGGCTGGATGGTGATCGACGTGGACAGCCACGAGCGCGCCGTCGAGCTGGCCGGGGAGCTGTCGGCGGCCCCGGGCGCCGGAGGCCGGCCGATCCACGAGTGGCTGGAGCTGCGCCCGTTCCTGACCGCACCCCCCACGGTCACGGAGTGA
- a CDS encoding GlxA family transcriptional regulator, which produces MSRVVFFLVPGVHLLDLAGPAQVFSTAADFGHPWTLCYVAERTEVASAQGLPLVAGLRWPELGPDDLIVVPGWRTGAGPGSPAIGAASLRMLRDHHAAGGTVASVCAGAEALGRAGLLDGRRCTTHHDVQEELALRHPRALVVRDVLFTSDERVVTSAGIASGIDLALHLVATRHGPGAAARVAREMVVYARRNGHEPQASAMLRHRAHLDDTVHRAQNLIDARFDQPLPLSVLASAAGVSERTLTRLFGRATGLTPLRYQQALRLERAEHLIGHGATVDSAARAVGFEDPRMLRRLRARAV; this is translated from the coding sequence GTGAGCCGCGTCGTCTTCTTCCTGGTGCCCGGAGTCCATCTGCTGGACCTGGCCGGCCCCGCGCAGGTCTTCTCCACCGCGGCGGACTTCGGTCACCCGTGGACGCTCTGCTACGTCGCCGAACGGACCGAGGTGGCCTCGGCGCAGGGGCTGCCGCTGGTGGCCGGGCTCCGCTGGCCGGAGCTGGGGCCCGACGACCTGATCGTGGTGCCCGGCTGGCGGACGGGCGCCGGCCCGGGGTCTCCCGCCATCGGGGCCGCCTCGCTCCGGATGCTCCGCGACCACCACGCCGCGGGCGGCACGGTGGCCAGCGTCTGCGCCGGGGCCGAGGCACTGGGGCGGGCCGGTCTGCTCGACGGGCGCCGCTGCACCACCCATCACGACGTGCAGGAGGAGCTGGCCCTGCGCCACCCCCGGGCACTCGTCGTCCGCGACGTGCTGTTCACCTCGGACGAGCGCGTGGTCACCTCGGCGGGCATCGCCAGCGGCATCGACCTCGCCCTGCATCTGGTCGCGACCCGCCACGGCCCCGGGGCGGCTGCGCGGGTGGCCCGCGAGATGGTCGTCTACGCGCGCCGGAACGGGCACGAGCCCCAGGCCAGCGCGATGCTCCGCCACCGCGCCCATCTCGACGACACGGTGCACCGCGCCCAGAACCTCATCGACGCCCGCTTCGACCAGCCGCTCCCGCTGTCCGTCCTGGCCTCGGCCGCGGGGGTCAGCGAGCGGACCCTCACCCGTCTCTTCGGCCGTGCCACCGGCCTCACTCCCCTGCGCTACCAGCAGGCCCTCCGCCTCGAACGCGCCGAACACCTCATCGGCCACGGCGCGACGGTGGATTCCGCCGCCCGCGCGGTCGGCTTCGAGGACCCCCGGATGCTGCGGCGGCTCCGCGCCCGTGCCGTGTGA
- a CDS encoding DUF3253 domain-containing protein: MADIRGAAGRRLERTILELLDGRAPGATVCPSDAARAAYDGDDDGWRSLMEPVRRAARRLVAAGEVEITQGGRAVDPERARGPIRIRRAR, encoded by the coding sequence GTGGCGGACATCCGAGGGGCGGCCGGCCGCCGCCTGGAGCGCACCATCCTGGAGCTGCTGGACGGGCGCGCCCCGGGCGCGACCGTCTGCCCGTCGGACGCCGCGCGGGCCGCGTACGACGGGGACGACGACGGCTGGCGCTCCCTGATGGAGCCGGTCCGCCGTGCCGCGCGCCGGCTGGTGGCGGCCGGCGAGGTGGAGATCACCCAGGGCGGCCGCGCCGTCGACCCGGAACGGGCCCGCGGCCCGATCCGTATCCGCCGCGCCCGCTGA
- a CDS encoding helix-turn-helix transcriptional regulator yields MASRDDVRAWRPAVPGVREVLHARFTEHAYPMHVHDAWTLLIVDDGVVRYELDHHERGTPGDTVSLLPPLVPHNGSPATAQGFRKRVVYLDTTLLDESLIGPAVDGPDLTDPLLRTRIGRLHAALAVPGDEFEAESRLTLIGDRLRAHLSHGAAPPAPAGGRGIAHDLRDLLDERLCEGTTLVQLAAVLHVHPAHLVRAFGSAFGIPPHQYVMSRRIDLARGRLLAGQPPGEVAADLGFYDQPHFTRHFKRVLGTTPGRYARGTTTGRRTGSADPAPR; encoded by the coding sequence GTGGCATCCCGGGACGACGTCCGAGCATGGCGCCCGGCGGTCCCGGGCGTGCGGGAGGTCCTGCACGCCCGCTTCACCGAGCACGCCTACCCCATGCACGTCCACGACGCCTGGACCCTGCTGATCGTCGACGACGGCGTCGTCCGCTACGAACTGGACCACCACGAGCGCGGCACCCCGGGCGACACCGTCAGCCTGCTCCCGCCACTGGTACCGCACAACGGATCGCCCGCCACCGCCCAGGGCTTCCGCAAGCGGGTGGTCTACCTGGACACGACGCTGCTGGACGAGTCGCTCATCGGGCCCGCGGTCGACGGGCCCGACCTGACCGACCCCCTGCTGCGCACCCGTATCGGCCGGTTGCACGCGGCGCTCGCCGTACCGGGTGACGAGTTCGAGGCGGAGAGCCGGCTCACCCTCATCGGCGACCGGCTGCGCGCCCACCTGTCGCACGGTGCGGCGCCTCCCGCCCCGGCGGGCGGCCGCGGCATCGCCCACGACCTGCGCGACCTGCTCGACGAGCGGCTGTGCGAGGGCACCACCCTGGTACAGCTCGCCGCCGTGCTCCACGTGCACCCCGCGCACCTCGTGCGCGCGTTCGGCTCGGCGTTCGGCATCCCGCCGCACCAGTACGTCATGTCGCGGCGCATCGACCTCGCCCGCGGACGGCTGCTCGCGGGGCAGCCGCCGGGCGAGGTGGCGGCCGACCTCGGCTTCTACGACCAGCCCCATTTCACCCGGCACTTCAAGCGCGTCCTCGGCACCACTCCGGGGCGTTACGCGCGCGGCACCACGACCGGCCGGCGGACCGGGAGCGCCGACCCCGCTCCGCGCTGA
- a CDS encoding DUF2000 domain-containing protein, with the protein MRTTTEAAGAPAEQPPLRFDTKIAVLLRDDLEPWQRLNVTAFLVSGLGTAVPEVIGAPYEDADGTAYLPMFRQPVLVFEGGKETVALAHGRALSRSLATAVFTSDLFGTGNDRDNRAAVRAVHGDALDLVGIAVHGPRNAVDKVLKGARMHP; encoded by the coding sequence ATGAGAACGACGACGGAAGCGGCCGGCGCACCGGCCGAGCAGCCTCCCCTCCGCTTCGACACGAAGATCGCCGTCCTGCTGCGCGACGACCTCGAACCCTGGCAGCGTCTGAACGTGACCGCCTTCCTGGTCAGCGGCCTGGGAACGGCCGTGCCCGAGGTGATCGGTGCACCGTACGAGGACGCGGACGGCACGGCGTACCTGCCGATGTTCCGCCAGCCCGTGCTCGTCTTCGAGGGCGGGAAGGAGACGGTGGCCCTCGCGCACGGCCGTGCCCTGTCCCGGTCCCTGGCGACGGCGGTGTTCACCTCGGACCTGTTCGGGACCGGCAACGACCGGGACAACAGGGCCGCGGTGCGGGCCGTGCACGGGGACGCCCTCGACCTGGTGGGCATCGCCGTCCACGGACCGCGCAACGCCGTGGACAAGGTCCTCAAGGGGGCCCGGATGCACCCGTGA
- a CDS encoding UBP-type zinc finger domain-containing protein, protein MHPTEPSQTAAPSPDAPGPGTPSAGWHPAHDGGRPEGRRCAHAPDVTVPPPPHPDECEDCPPGDPGRVRLRRCTTCGHVGCCDSSRGRHAYAHYASAGHPVAVSLAPDESWAWCYEDETFLVAGAS, encoded by the coding sequence GTGCACCCCACCGAGCCGAGCCAGACCGCGGCCCCTTCTCCCGACGCACCGGGACCGGGCACGCCGTCCGCCGGGTGGCACCCGGCTCACGACGGCGGGCGCCCCGAGGGCCGGCGGTGCGCGCATGCGCCGGACGTCACCGTGCCGCCGCCCCCGCACCCGGACGAGTGCGAGGACTGCCCGCCCGGCGACCCCGGCCGGGTACGCCTGCGCCGGTGCACCACGTGCGGCCACGTCGGATGCTGCGACAGCTCCCGGGGCCGCCACGCGTACGCCCACTACGCGTCGGCCGGCCACCCCGTCGCCGTCTCCCTCGCCCCGGACGAGTCGTGGGCCTGGTGCTACGAGGACGAGACGTTCCTGGTGGCCGGCGCGTCCTGA
- a CDS encoding cysteine hydrolase family protein, which translates to MSRALIVIDVQESFRARPLWAATHDPQVADRVNRLVRLARAAGDLVVWVLHTEPGSGGVFDPTSGHVRLMAELTRADGEPLIHKTSHNAFTTTNLQQVLTRHGVGELRVCGIRTEQCVETTVRVASDLGYDVTLVIDATTTDPVAHRDAPAGLSVAELLADPRTLPAAEVVRRTEYALAGRFAAIETVDRLEAAAGLPA; encoded by the coding sequence ATGAGCAGAGCACTGATCGTCATCGACGTCCAGGAGTCCTTCCGCGCCCGCCCGCTCTGGGCGGCCACCCACGACCCGCAGGTCGCCGACCGGGTGAACCGGCTGGTCCGCCTCGCCCGCGCCGCGGGCGACCTGGTGGTGTGGGTGCTGCACACCGAACCGGGCAGCGGAGGGGTCTTCGACCCCACGTCCGGCCATGTCCGGCTGATGGCGGAGCTGACGCGGGCGGACGGGGAGCCGCTGATCCACAAGACCTCGCACAACGCGTTCACCACGACCAACCTGCAGCAGGTGCTCACCCGGCACGGTGTCGGTGAGCTCCGTGTCTGCGGCATCCGCACCGAGCAGTGCGTGGAGACCACCGTCCGGGTGGCGAGCGACCTCGGTTACGACGTCACACTCGTGATCGACGCGACGACGACCGACCCCGTAGCACACCGCGACGCCCCCGCCGGCCTGAGTGTGGCGGAACTGCTCGCCGACCCGCGCACCCTCCCCGCCGCGGAGGTCGTCCGGCGCACCGAGTACGCCCTCGCGGGGCGCTTCGCCGCCATCGAGACCGTCGACCGGCTGGAGGCCGCGGCAGGTCTTCCGGCATGA
- a CDS encoding serine/threonine-protein kinase: MHVLEAGDPRRMGDFALVGRLGAGGMGQVFLGRSGDGRTAAVKVVRAELAEDPEFRARFRQEVAALHRVGGEWTARVLGSDTEAAAPWVATEYVPGPSLQQVVGAGYGPLPEATLHALAGRLSRALGAVHGAGLVHRDLKPSNILLTVDGPRIIDFGIARALDTVAGGLRTSTGVVLGSPGFMAPEQVRGQRVTPAADVFSLGSVLVYAATGRLPFGSAELGLHALMFRIAEEEPDLTGVPPALTGLVAACLAKDASLRPTAGQIAAAVRTDTAGPWLPAELLADLGRLAARMLSAQTPPPEPARGPEPEPDAASASAPASTPAARSGRRRLRWRPFVAGAAALVAVAAGTALALRGDRGGDAPADGSPSASQDGERRVPEEFTGAWEGVVEGDPEMPKRVLRLEVTAGGQGSAVASYIDTAGDRQCAGRADLVSAGAGTLVVGGGRVTAQMPKGGCGPLARQTLTARSPSVLTWESGGLTADLHRSVGGREAVPAAYVGVWVPANELYREQEMIRITQGPAGGRLVRHAAEAGMEDGSEAYCESSHVVGAVSPVLALGPGTYTAESAEECRQDDAVFLTVAGNGRMLLYSMAADAEPAEYVRKS, translated from the coding sequence ATGCACGTCCTGGAGGCGGGGGATCCGCGCCGGATGGGGGACTTCGCGCTGGTCGGCAGGCTCGGCGCCGGCGGCATGGGCCAGGTCTTCCTGGGGCGCTCGGGCGACGGCCGGACCGCCGCGGTGAAGGTGGTGCGCGCGGAACTGGCCGAGGATCCCGAGTTCCGGGCCAGGTTCCGCCAGGAGGTCGCCGCGCTCCACCGGGTGGGCGGCGAATGGACCGCGCGGGTGCTCGGCTCCGACACCGAGGCCGCCGCGCCCTGGGTGGCCACCGAGTACGTGCCGGGGCCCTCGCTGCAGCAGGTCGTCGGCGCGGGCTACGGGCCGCTGCCCGAGGCCACGCTGCACGCACTGGCCGGGCGGCTGTCGCGGGCCCTCGGCGCCGTCCACGGGGCGGGGCTGGTGCACCGCGACCTCAAGCCCTCGAACATCCTGCTGACCGTGGACGGCCCGCGGATCATCGACTTCGGCATCGCCCGGGCCCTCGACACCGTGGCGGGCGGCCTGCGCACCTCCACCGGAGTCGTCCTCGGCTCACCCGGCTTCATGGCGCCGGAACAGGTGCGGGGACAGCGGGTGACCCCGGCGGCGGACGTCTTCAGTCTCGGTTCCGTCCTGGTGTACGCGGCGACGGGGCGGCTGCCCTTCGGCTCGGCCGAACTGGGTCTGCACGCGCTGATGTTCCGCATCGCCGAGGAGGAGCCGGACCTCACCGGGGTGCCGCCCGCGCTGACGGGACTCGTCGCCGCGTGTCTCGCCAAGGACGCGTCGCTGCGGCCCACGGCCGGGCAGATCGCCGCCGCTGTCCGCACCGACACGGCCGGGCCGTGGCTGCCGGCGGAACTGCTGGCCGATCTCGGCCGGCTGGCCGCCCGGATGCTCTCCGCGCAGACACCTCCGCCGGAGCCGGCACGGGGACCGGAGCCGGAGCCGGACGCCGCTTCCGCGTCCGCGCCGGCTTCCACGCCCGCAGCACGGTCCGGACGGCGCCGGCTGCGGTGGCGGCCGTTCGTCGCCGGGGCCGCCGCCCTCGTCGCGGTGGCCGCCGGCACCGCGCTGGCGCTTCGGGGCGACAGGGGCGGGGATGCGCCCGCGGACGGCTCCCCGTCGGCGTCGCAGGACGGCGAACGGAGGGTGCCCGAGGAGTTCACGGGCGCCTGGGAGGGCGTGGTCGAGGGCGATCCCGAGATGCCGAAGCGCGTGCTGCGGCTGGAGGTGACGGCCGGCGGGCAGGGTTCCGCGGTCGCCTCGTACATCGACACCGCAGGCGACCGGCAGTGCGCAGGACGCGCCGACCTGGTCTCCGCGGGCGCCGGGACGCTGGTCGTCGGCGGCGGCAGGGTGACCGCGCAGATGCCGAAGGGCGGGTGCGGACCGCTGGCGCGGCAGACCCTCACGGCCCGCTCGCCGTCCGTGCTGACCTGGGAGTCCGGTGGCCTGACCGCCGACCTCCACCGGTCCGTCGGCGGGCGGGAGGCGGTGCCGGCGGCGTACGTCGGCGTCTGGGTGCCCGCCAACGAGCTGTACCGCGAGCAGGAGATGATCCGGATCACGCAGGGCCCGGCCGGCGGCCGGCTGGTGCGTCACGCGGCCGAGGCGGGCATGGAGGACGGGTCCGAGGCGTACTGCGAGAGCAGTCACGTCGTCGGCGCCGTGTCCCCCGTCCTCGCCCTCGGCCCGGGTACGTACACCGCGGAGTCGGCCGAGGAGTGCCGCCAGGACGACGCCGTCTTCCTGACCGTCGCCGGCAACGGCCGCATGCTCCTCTACAGCATGGCCGCGGACGCGGAACCCGCGGAGTACGTGCGCAAGTCGTGA
- a CDS encoding GNAT family N-acetyltransferase, with protein MDTGDIEAIGTGRLVLEPLAVAHADEMAGVLGDPALHAFIGGAPLSARDLRARYERLTAGCPDPAGTWWNWVIRLRAEGCLVGTVQATLTVSGSGSTTAEVAWVVGTPWQGRGIASEAARALVGRLRERGAAAVRAHVHPDHAASAAVAAAAGLSPTEHRHDGEVRWETGPVRPGARTAPGGGSGRASGPAGRVRPAPE; from the coding sequence GTGGACACCGGGGACATCGAGGCGATCGGGACCGGCAGGCTGGTCCTGGAGCCGCTCGCCGTCGCGCACGCGGACGAGATGGCCGGTGTGCTCGGCGATCCGGCGCTCCACGCCTTCATCGGCGGCGCCCCGCTCTCCGCGCGGGATCTGCGGGCACGGTACGAGCGTCTGACGGCGGGCTGCCCCGACCCGGCCGGGACGTGGTGGAACTGGGTGATCCGGCTCCGCGCGGAGGGCTGCCTGGTGGGGACGGTCCAGGCCACGCTCACCGTCTCGGGGTCCGGGAGCACCACGGCCGAGGTGGCCTGGGTGGTCGGGACCCCCTGGCAGGGGCGCGGCATCGCGAGCGAGGCGGCACGCGCACTGGTCGGCCGGCTCCGTGAGCGGGGCGCCGCCGCGGTCCGTGCCCATGTCCACCCGGACCACGCCGCGTCGGCCGCCGTCGCGGCCGCCGCGGGACTCTCCCCCACCGAGCACCGCCACGACGGTGAGGTCCGCTGGGAGACGGGGCCGGTGAGGCCGGGGGCCCGGACCGCCCCCGGCGGCGGGAGCGGTCGGGCATCGGGCCCGGCGGGGCGGGTGCGGCCCGCACCGGAGTGA
- a CDS encoding RNA polymerase sigma factor yields MDEALLRSLTPGVLAVLVRRGADFAAAEDAVQDALLEAVRVWPADPPRDPKGWLVTVAWRRFLDATRSDAARRRREDRVDEEPAPGPAPAVDDTLRLYFLCAHPSLTPSSAVALTLRAVGGLTTRQIARAYLVPEATMAQRISRAKRTVSGVRFERPGDVATVLRVLYLVFNEGYSGDVDLSAEAIRLTRQLRSAVDHPEVAGLLALMLLHHARRAARTAPDGSLVPLADQDRGRWDTSAIAEGVAILQAALARDRLGEFQAQAAVAALHADAPTAQETDWVQIVEWYDELARLTASPVVLLNRAVAVGEADGPRAGLAALGELDPGLPRHTAAAAYLHERDGDPATAARLYAEAARQASNLAERDHLTRQAARLNARLRDTG; encoded by the coding sequence ATGGACGAGGCACTGCTGCGGAGCCTCACGCCCGGGGTCCTCGCCGTCCTCGTCCGCCGCGGAGCCGACTTCGCGGCGGCCGAGGACGCCGTCCAGGACGCGCTGCTCGAAGCCGTGCGCGTCTGGCCGGCGGACCCCCCGCGCGACCCCAAGGGCTGGCTGGTCACGGTGGCCTGGCGCCGGTTCCTCGACGCGACCCGCTCGGACGCCGCCCGCCGGCGCCGGGAGGACCGGGTGGACGAGGAACCCGCGCCGGGACCGGCGCCCGCGGTGGACGACACGCTGCGGCTCTACTTCCTCTGCGCCCACCCGTCGCTCACGCCGTCGTCCGCCGTCGCGCTGACCCTGCGCGCCGTGGGCGGCCTGACCACCCGTCAGATCGCCCGGGCGTACCTCGTCCCCGAGGCGACCATGGCCCAGCGGATCAGCCGCGCCAAACGCACCGTCTCCGGCGTGCGGTTCGAGCGGCCGGGGGACGTCGCCACCGTGCTCCGCGTGCTCTACCTGGTCTTCAACGAGGGCTACTCCGGCGACGTGGACCTCTCCGCGGAGGCGATCCGGCTCACCCGTCAGCTCAGGTCCGCGGTCGACCACCCCGAGGTGGCGGGGCTGCTCGCCCTGATGCTGCTCCACCACGCCCGGCGCGCGGCCCGGACCGCACCCGACGGGAGCCTGGTGCCGCTCGCCGACCAGGACCGCGGCCGGTGGGACACCTCGGCGATCGCGGAGGGCGTCGCGATCCTCCAGGCGGCGCTCGCCCGCGACCGGCTGGGCGAGTTCCAGGCGCAGGCCGCCGTGGCGGCGCTGCACGCCGACGCGCCGACGGCACAGGAGACGGACTGGGTGCAGATCGTCGAGTGGTACGACGAACTCGCCCGGCTCACCGCCAGCCCGGTCGTGCTCCTCAACCGCGCGGTCGCCGTCGGCGAGGCCGACGGTCCCCGCGCGGGCCTCGCCGCCCTCGGGGAACTCGACCCCGGCCTGCCGCGCCACACCGCGGCCGCCGCCTACCTCCACGAACGCGACGGCGACCCCGCCACGGCGGCCCGGCTCTACGCGGAGGCCGCCCGGCAGGCCTCCAACCTCGCCGAACGGGACCACCTCACACGCCAGGCCGCCCGCCTGAACGCCCGCCTGCGGGACACCGGTTGA
- a CDS encoding DUF4190 domain-containing protein, whose protein sequence is MTHGTSAARAGTNGLAVASLVCGIVGLLFFNVILGPLAIVLGAVALRGSPAGGASMAKAGIALGIVDLVIFTVLLVAASSSGGFSWYAGG, encoded by the coding sequence ATGACACACGGAACGTCCGCCGCCCGGGCGGGAACCAACGGTCTGGCCGTGGCGAGCCTGGTCTGCGGCATCGTCGGGCTGCTCTTCTTCAACGTGATCCTGGGCCCGCTGGCGATCGTGCTCGGCGCCGTGGCCCTGCGCGGGTCCCCGGCCGGCGGCGCCTCCATGGCGAAGGCCGGGATAGCGCTCGGAATCGTGGATCTCGTGATATTCACGGTCTTGCTCGTGGCCGCTTCCTCCAGCGGCGGATTCAGCTGGTACGCGGGCGGCTGA
- a CDS encoding DUF6233 domain-containing protein, translated as MSDLPPDLPRLRTLETWLALALARVRERIADEERRERERRRGERTRPPAAEWLIETGIGEGHRALYVHTGGCHMAGKRVRGVSRDAAARAVAEGVEACSHCRADTGLGIHG; from the coding sequence ATGTCGGACCTGCCCCCGGACCTGCCGCGTCTGCGCACGCTGGAGACGTGGCTGGCGCTGGCGCTGGCCCGGGTCCGCGAGCGCATCGCCGACGAGGAGCGCCGGGAGCGCGAACGCCGCCGCGGCGAGAGGACCCGCCCGCCGGCAGCGGAGTGGCTGATCGAGACGGGCATCGGCGAGGGGCACCGGGCGCTCTACGTGCACACGGGCGGCTGCCACATGGCCGGCAAGCGGGTGCGCGGCGTGTCCCGCGACGCGGCCGCCCGTGCCGTGGCCGAAGGCGTCGAGGCGTGCTCGCACTGCCGCGCGGACACCGGCCTCGGCATCCACGGATGA
- a CDS encoding NUDIX domain-containing protein: MTHDAGTPTAHGPVLDGWLPPEEYAATLPKASIFGSLFFTDEDDRPVHLRAVYGTHTWQWPGGTADPGERPWETAVRETAEETGIRVSGPPRLLAAVFGLPGSGWPLATAGFVFDGGRLTDRQIADIVLDPAEHDEVRVLPLEAWRPLMTDRDFARLRAVQDARRTGTPAYFDTWDWDE; this comes from the coding sequence GTGACGCACGACGCCGGCACCCCGACCGCCCACGGACCGGTCCTGGACGGCTGGCTCCCGCCCGAGGAGTACGCGGCGACCCTGCCGAAGGCCTCCATCTTCGGTTCGCTGTTCTTCACCGACGAGGACGACCGTCCGGTCCACCTGCGCGCCGTCTACGGCACGCACACGTGGCAGTGGCCGGGCGGGACGGCCGACCCGGGTGAGAGGCCGTGGGAGACGGCCGTCCGGGAGACCGCGGAGGAGACCGGCATCCGTGTGTCCGGTCCCCCGCGGCTGCTGGCCGCCGTGTTCGGCCTGCCCGGCAGCGGCTGGCCGCTGGCGACCGCGGGATTCGTCTTCGACGGCGGACGGCTCACCGACCGCCAGATCGCGGACATCGTCCTCGATCCGGCGGAGCACGACGAGGTCCGCGTGCTGCCCCTGGAGGCCTGGCGCCCGCTCATGACCGACCGGGACTTCGCACGGCTCCGCGCGGTCCAGGACGCCCGCCGGACCGGGACACCGGCGTACTTCGACACCTGGGACTGGGACGAGTGA